A single Deltaproteobacteria bacterium DNA region contains:
- a CDS encoding methyltransferase domain-containing protein, whose product MPQTSLHHDNLQEYYGKVLQHQDDLKTGACCTEEAIPDEMKRLINNIDDEIIARFYGCGSPIPAELEGRVVLDLGCGTGRDAYILSQLVGKEGFVIGVDITDEQLAVARKHCDGQMRRFGYDKPNVEFKKGFIEDLQSLGIKDNSVDVVISNCVINLSPDKKSVFSEIFRVLKPGGELYFSDVFAGRRIPEELIDDQVLHGECLSGAMYIEDFRRMLRETGCADYRTVSSRRIGIDDPRVYEKIGMIDFYSITVRAFKLEGMEDICEDYGQTATYLGTIPGYPHFYELDDHHKFITGKPMLVCGNTAGMVGDSRLGKHFRVTGNRSVHYGPFECAPAPAAATEEGDSSPAVSCC is encoded by the coding sequence ATGCCCCAAACATCACTTCACCATGACAACCTGCAAGAATACTACGGCAAGGTGCTTCAGCACCAGGACGACTTGAAAACAGGCGCCTGCTGTACGGAAGAGGCCATTCCCGATGAGATGAAAAGGCTCATTAATAATATTGATGATGAAATTATTGCCCGTTTTTACGGCTGCGGGTCACCCATACCGGCTGAACTGGAAGGGCGGGTCGTTCTTGACCTTGGCTGCGGAACGGGCAGGGATGCTTACATATTATCTCAGCTTGTCGGTAAAGAGGGCTTTGTTATCGGTGTCGATATTACTGACGAGCAACTGGCCGTAGCACGCAAACACTGTGACGGGCAGATGAGGCGCTTTGGTTATGACAAGCCCAATGTGGAATTTAAGAAAGGTTTTATCGAAGATCTTCAATCTCTCGGCATTAAAGATAATTCTGTCGATGTGGTTATTTCAAACTGCGTTATCAATCTGTCCCCTGATAAAAAGTCGGTATTTTCAGAGATTTTTAGAGTACTCAAGCCGGGGGGCGAACTTTACTTTTCAGACGTCTTTGCAGGGAGAAGGATTCCGGAAGAACTGATCGACGACCAGGTACTGCACGGCGAATGCCTTTCAGGGGCCATGTATATTGAAGATTTCAGGCGCATGCTGAGAGAAACAGGCTGTGCCGATTACCGGACTGTTTCCAGCAGGAGGATCGGCATCGATGATCCCCGGGTTTATGAGAAGATCGGCATGATCGATTTCTATTCCATCACCGTAAGGGCTTTCAAACTGGAAGGGATGGAAGATATCTGTGAAGATTACGGACAGACGGCAACCTATCTGGGCACCATTCCCGGCTATCCTCATTTTTATGAACTCGATGACCACCACAAATTTATTACAGGCAAGCCCATGCTTGTTTGCGGTAATACGGCAGGCATGGTAGGGGACTCAAGGCTGGGCAAGCATTTCAGGGTGACGGGAAACCGCTCCGTTCATTATGGCCCTTTCGAGTGCGCGCCGGCCCCTGCTGCTGCAACGGAAGAGGGTGATTCTTCACCGGCAGTATCTTGTTGTTAA